The Hymenobacter sp. 5317J-9 genome has a window encoding:
- a CDS encoding rhomboid family intramembrane serine protease encodes MVLSGVSASAPTAHQLVVWGSNVSGLTLHGQPWRLLTYQFVHAGLSHLLLNMFSLWLLGLLVEDRVGPWRLLLVYLASGVGGGLASLWWHADGINSVGASGAIFGLYGLLLVLLIGKKLVLDKSDRRAMLGLVLYLVLSNLISGVTGNIDNAAHLGGLFTGLLVAGPLALIGLKKPA; translated from the coding sequence ATGGTGCTTAGCGGCGTGTCGGCCTCGGCGCCTACGGCGCACCAGCTGGTGGTGTGGGGCTCCAACGTGTCGGGGCTCACGCTGCACGGGCAGCCGTGGCGCCTGCTCACCTACCAGTTTGTGCACGCCGGCCTATCGCACTTGCTCCTGAACATGTTCTCGCTCTGGCTGCTGGGCCTGCTGGTGGAAGACCGGGTGGGCCCCTGGCGCCTGCTGCTGGTGTACCTGGCCAGCGGCGTGGGCGGCGGTCTGGCCAGCCTGTGGTGGCACGCCGATGGCATCAACTCGGTGGGGGCCAGCGGGGCCATTTTCGGCCTCTACGGCCTGCTGCTGGTGCTGCTCATTGGTAAGAAGCTGGTGCTCGACAAGTCCGACCGCCGCGCCATGCTGGGCCTGGTGCTGTACCTGGTGCTGAGTAACTTGATTTCGGGCGTCACGGGCAACATCGACAACGCCGCGCACTTGGGCGGGCTGTTTACGGGCCTGCTGGTGGCCGGCCCCCTGGCGCTGATTGGGTTGAAAAAGCCCGCCTGA
- a CDS encoding TerB family tellurite resistance protein — protein sequence MPETHSLEYVLNTPQKKLAFFQNLVLVAAADGQLTTEEGDFLLQIGDRLGLKPEEVMPIADNLGVLSFIVPTDGLQRTLELQTLVQMMLQDGQLDAREYGLCQEYAMRIGYSKSILDDMVSQLAGGAPNPYPNPPTVS from the coding sequence ATGCCCGAAACCCATTCGCTCGAATACGTGCTGAACACGCCGCAAAAGAAGCTGGCGTTTTTTCAGAACCTGGTACTGGTAGCCGCCGCCGATGGCCAATTGACCACCGAGGAAGGGGACTTCCTGTTGCAAATTGGCGACAGACTGGGCCTGAAGCCCGAAGAGGTGATGCCCATTGCTGATAACCTGGGCGTGCTCAGCTTCATTGTGCCAACCGATGGCCTGCAACGCACCCTGGAGCTGCAAACCCTGGTGCAAATGATGCTACAGGACGGACAGCTCGATGCCCGCGAGTACGGCCTGTGCCAGGAATACGCCATGCGCATCGGCTACAGCAAGTCCATCCTCGACGACATGGTGAGCCAGCTGGCCGGCGGCGCGCCCAATCCTTACCCAAACCCGCCCACCGTAAGCTAG
- a CDS encoding zinc-binding dehydrogenase, which translates to MQALQLDAINQPAAVRDVPTPTPGPGEILVKLHAAALNHRDVWIQKGQYGGIKLPCTLGADGAGEVAAHGADVPAEAPAVGSRVLIYPGLRWGINPKAQAKDFVVLGMPDPGTFAEYITLPAEYIRPLPAHLSFEQGAALPLGGLTAYRAAFSRAQVQAGERVLVTGVGGGVALLAAQFCAARGAEVWVTSSSDDKLARAQALGVKGGIKYTDDNWVKTLVQQAGGPFDVIIDSAAGPAFNALLDAAAPGGRIVFYGGTLGAIPDLPPAKIFWKQLSVLGSTMGSPQDFEDMLALVTEKQLVPVVDEVFPLAEGEAALRRMDAGAQFGKIVLKMG; encoded by the coding sequence ATGCAAGCCCTCCAACTCGACGCCATCAACCAGCCCGCCGCCGTGCGCGACGTGCCCACGCCCACGCCCGGCCCCGGCGAAATCCTCGTGAAGCTCCACGCCGCCGCCCTCAACCACCGCGACGTCTGGATTCAGAAAGGCCAGTACGGCGGCATCAAGCTGCCCTGCACCTTGGGCGCCGATGGCGCCGGCGAAGTAGCCGCTCACGGCGCCGATGTGCCGGCTGAGGCGCCGGCCGTGGGCAGCCGCGTCCTCATCTACCCGGGCCTGCGTTGGGGCATCAACCCCAAGGCTCAGGCCAAAGATTTCGTGGTGCTGGGCATGCCCGACCCCGGCACCTTCGCCGAATACATCACGCTGCCCGCCGAATATATCCGGCCGCTGCCGGCCCACCTCAGCTTCGAGCAGGGCGCGGCGCTGCCGCTGGGCGGCCTCACGGCTTATCGGGCCGCCTTCAGCCGCGCCCAGGTGCAGGCCGGCGAGCGGGTGCTGGTGACGGGCGTGGGCGGCGGCGTGGCGCTGCTGGCGGCGCAGTTTTGCGCCGCCCGCGGAGCCGAAGTCTGGGTCACGTCCAGCTCCGACGACAAGCTGGCCCGCGCGCAAGCCCTGGGTGTGAAAGGCGGCATCAAATACACCGACGACAATTGGGTGAAAACGCTGGTGCAGCAGGCCGGTGGCCCGTTCGATGTCATCATCGACAGCGCCGCCGGGCCAGCCTTCAACGCCCTGCTCGATGCTGCCGCGCCGGGCGGGCGCATCGTGTTCTACGGCGGCACGCTGGGCGCCATTCCGGACCTGCCGCCGGCCAAAATATTCTGGAAGCAGCTCAGCGTGCTGGGCTCCACCATGGGCTCGCCGCAGGACTTCGAGGATATGCTGGCGCTGGTGACGGAAAAGCAGCTCGTGCCGGTGGTGGATGAGGTGTTCCCGCTGGCCGAGGGTGAGGCAGCGTTGCGCCGCATGGATGCCGGCGCCCAGTTCGGCAAAATCGTGCTGAAGATGGGGTGA